In Candidatus Eisenbacteria bacterium, one DNA window encodes the following:
- a CDS encoding VOC family protein, with protein sequence MAETTAVLNATHLSCSITCKDLEASIRFYRDAIGFEVAETYENEGKVVAADIAAGDCRIVLTQDDGKMGWDRIKGQGFYLQINVADAADVDATAARILSAGGALLSEPADREWGVRMFQFKDLDGFKLGVSTPL encoded by the coding sequence ATGGCCGAGACCACTGCCGTGTTGAACGCGACCCACCTAAGCTGCTCGATCACCTGCAAGGATCTCGAGGCATCGATCCGTTTCTACCGCGACGCCATCGGCTTCGAGGTGGCTGAGACGTACGAGAACGAAGGGAAGGTTGTCGCCGCCGACATCGCTGCGGGTGATTGCCGCATCGTCCTCACTCAAGACGACGGCAAGATGGGTTGGGATCGGATCAAGGGACAGGGCTTCTATCTGCAGATCAATGTGGCAGACGCTGCGGATGTCGACGCAACGGCTGCGCGGATCCTGTCAGCGGGCGGGGCGCTGCTGAGTGAGCCGGCGGACCGTGAGTGGGGTGTACGGATGTTCCAGTTCAAGGATCTGGACGGGTTCAAGCTTGGCGTGTCCACGCCGCTCTAA